Proteins from a genomic interval of Lolium perenne isolate Kyuss_39 chromosome 1, Kyuss_2.0, whole genome shotgun sequence:
- the LOC127299605 gene encoding uncharacterized protein: MAEYASDLFAACKNNTTTPHGPLPPSASTPIFSPPRASTSIAGAPRDEEPVLVGEDVHGSQFWEEATRIAAEIEQSAGKKTHMTDPSSTANARTEHQDITEPTTELRPINDIECPTFNLLPEGETWTQHFAANNHPSPRGVANIATSTGGTSKDTSGAATIETHLSDVAKPNAPEPATEEQLIAHTVSSQADATDNTASEAPCVDVPKFTSPGTQDSNQAPNAECGQSPSTVECTIGTQTQDKKNRKKRAFLDRNNEAQQKKLKNLKVTDKSKDAYDTYILRRCIRKPVDNEKRPPFVDFGEYHVTYEEFREAFKPRGCIDKNVMELFIRDFNLVTNNHTTSEPLCTKFAFSQSLTTKLMVHEDKFDPKTCITEFQKVYRDHQLKSKDMLYFAIVDTKHWVLVCINLLLKQVNVLDSMIGVKKTRCYDRADFLVNNFIKLASFANAFPKTNFGQFVQNNPQELRQQTTTFDCGVFVMMFMTQWDGKIMKPFDQDLIQLRMLISYKILTSSLNKVDPTWVLKKKK; encoded by the exons ATGGCCGAGTATGCTTCTGATTTGTTTGCAGCTTGCAAGAATAACACAACAACTCCACATGGGCCATTGCCGCCAAGTGCCTCCACGCCCATCTTCTCGCCACCTAGAGCATCCACTAGCATTGCCGGTGCGCCCAGAGATGAAGAACCCGTGCTAGTCGGAGAAGATGTGCACGGTTCACAATTTTGGGAGGAAGCCACTAGGATTGCGGCTGAGATAGAACAGAGTGCTGGCAAAAAAACACATATGACGGATCCATCCTCTACTGCAAATGCACGTACTGAACATCAAGACATCACTGAACCAACTACAGAACTTCGCCCCATTAACGACATTGAATGTCCTACTTTCAACCTTTTGCCAGAAGGTGAAACTTGGACCCAACATTTTGCAGCCAACAATCACCCTTCCCCACGAGGTGTTGCCAACATAGCGACTTCCACAGGAGGAACATCAAAGGACACATCAG GTGCTGCAACCATTGAGACACATCTTAGTGATGTGGCCAAACCTAACGCTCCCGAGCCGGCAACTGAAGAACAACTGATTGCGCATACTGTTTCTTCTCAAGCAGATGCTACAGATAATACTGCTTCTGAAGCACCATGCGTTGATGTTCCCAAGTTTACATCTCCAGGAACCCAAGATTCTAATCAAGCTCCAAATGCTGAATGTGGCCAATCTCCTTCTACAG TTGAATGCACTATCGGCACCCAAACTCAAGATAAGAAAAACAGGAAAAAAAGAGCTTTCCTAGACCGTAATAATGAAGCACAACAAAAAAAGCTCAAGAACCTTAAGGTTACTGACAAATCAAAGGATGCATATGACACCTACATTCTCAGAAGGTGCATAAGGAAGCCTGTTGACAATGAAAAAAG GCCTCCTTTTGTTGACTTTGGAGAATATCATGTCACATATGAAGAATTCCGCGAAGCTTTCAAACCCCGTGGATGCATCGACAAAAACGTCATGGAGCTTTTCATCCGGGATTTCAACTTGGTGACCAACAACCATACAACCAGTGAGCCATTGTGCACCAAGTTTGCATTCTCACAATCTTTGACC ACAAAGCTCATGGTCCATGAGGATAAGTTTGACCCTAAAACATGTATTACAGAATTCCAGAAAGTTTACAGAGATCACCAGCTCAAATCAAAGGATATG CTATACTTTGCAATAGTGGACACTAAACATTGGGTCCTAGTGTGCATCAACCTTCTCCTCAAACAAGTCAATGTCCTCGACTCTATGATTGGTGTCAAGAAAACTAGATGCTATGACAGAGCTGATTTTCTG GTGAATAATTTTATCAAACTTGCTTCCTTTGCGAACGCATTTCCTAAAACAAACTTTGGCCAGTTTGTCCAGAACAATCCTCAGGAATTGCGCCAGCAGACCACCAC ATTTGACTGCGGAGTTTTCGTAATGATGTTCATGACACAATGGGACGGCAAGATAATGAAGCCTTTTGACCAG GATTTGATTCAACTTCGGATGCTCATCTCCTACAAGATCCTTACTTCGTCGTTGAACAAAGTTGATCCGACCTGggtgttgaagaagaagaagtga